A genomic stretch from Streptococcus oralis includes:
- the speE gene encoding polyamine aminopropyltransferase, whose protein sequence is MDLWFSEVHTPDVKLSLRTAKQLFAGKSEWQDIEVLDTPAFGKILILNGHVLFSDADDFVYNEMTVHVPMAVHPNPKKVLVIGGGDGGVAQVLTLYPELEQIDIVEPDEMLVEVCREYFPDFAAGLDDPRVTIYYQNGLRFLRNCEDDYDIIINDATDPFGHTEGLFTKEFYGNSYRALKEDGIMIYQHGSPFFDEDESACRSMHRKVNQAFPISRVYQAHIPTSPAGYWLFGFASKKYHPVKDFDKEGWKKRQLFTEYYTANLHVGSFMLPKYVEDILEEEEGKK, encoded by the coding sequence ATGGATTTATGGTTTTCTGAAGTTCATACTCCAGATGTGAAATTATCTTTGAGAACAGCTAAGCAACTCTTCGCTGGAAAAAGTGAATGGCAGGATATAGAAGTATTAGATACTCCCGCTTTTGGGAAAATATTAATCTTAAATGGCCATGTCTTGTTTTCAGATGCAGATGATTTTGTCTACAATGAAATGACCGTCCACGTACCGATGGCTGTCCATCCCAATCCAAAGAAAGTCTTGGTTATAGGGGGGGGCGACGGCGGAGTTGCCCAAGTATTAACACTCTATCCTGAACTGGAGCAAATCGATATCGTGGAACCAGATGAAATGCTTGTTGAGGTTTGTCGTGAGTATTTCCCAGACTTTGCTGCAGGGCTAGATGACCCTCGTGTTACCATTTATTATCAAAATGGACTGAGATTTTTGAGAAACTGTGAGGATGATTACGATATCATTATCAACGATGCGACGGATCCATTTGGACATACGGAAGGGCTCTTTACCAAGGAATTTTACGGAAACAGTTACAGAGCCTTGAAAGAAGACGGCATCATGATTTATCAGCATGGAAGTCCCTTCTTTGACGAGGATGAGTCAGCTTGCCGAAGCATGCACCGCAAGGTCAATCAAGCCTTTCCAATCAGCCGGGTCTATCAGGCACATATTCCAACTAGCCCAGCTGGCTATTGGTTGTTTGGATTTGCATCGAAAAAATACCACCCTGTCAAAGATTTTGACAAGGAAGGCTGGAAAAAACGTCAGCTTTTCACAGAATACTACACTGCAAACTTACACGTGGGATCCTTTATGTTGCCTAAGTATGTAGAGGATATCTTAGAAGAAGAGGAAGGAAAAAAATGA
- a CDS encoding glycoside hydrolase family 13 protein → MELTAIYHRPESEYAYLYKDKTMHIRIRTKKDDIESINLHYGDPFIFIEDRYEAIKEMRKLTSDALFDYWQVEVTVGYARLQYLFELKDKQGQSILYGDKGCVENTLENLHYEGNGFKLPYIHEIDACHVPDWVSKTIWYQIFPERFANGNPEISPEGALTWDSSIKPKTSDFFGGDLQGIIDHLDYLQDLGITGLYLCPIFESPSNHKYNTTDYFEIDRHFGDKKTFRKLVDQAHQRGMKIMLDAVFNHIGDQSPQWQDVLKHGEDSIYKDWFHVQEFPVTKDKLGNPRKLPYHTFAFESYMPKLNTANPQVRDYLLSVATYWIEEFDIDAWRLDVSNEVDHQFWRDFRKAVLAKKPDLYILGEVWHTSWPWLNGDEFHAVMNYPLSDSIKDYFLRGTKKAPQFIDEINSQSMYYRQQISEVMFNLLDSHDTERILTTAKGDVQLVKSALTCLFLQRGTPCFYYGTELELGGGPDPDCRRVMPWERVSDSNEMLHFMKKLIQLRKDATNIIQHGTYSLKEIKPDVVSLAWDYDGQKVQAIFNQSSENYLVDRDSVALASHCQELDNQLVILPKGFVIQ, encoded by the coding sequence GTGGAATTAACAGCTATTTACCATAGACCAGAGTCGGAGTATGCTTATCTTTATAAGGATAAGACAATGCACATTCGTATCCGGACTAAGAAAGATGATATTGAAAGCATCAACTTACATTATGGTGATCCTTTTATCTTTATAGAGGATCGTTATGAAGCAATCAAGGAGATGAGGAAACTTACCTCCGATGCTTTGTTTGATTACTGGCAAGTGGAGGTTACAGTTGGCTATGCGCGACTCCAGTATCTCTTTGAACTCAAGGATAAGCAAGGGCAGAGTATCTTGTATGGCGATAAGGGATGTGTTGAAAACACGCTCGAAAATCTTCATTACGAAGGAAACGGCTTTAAGCTTCCTTATATTCATGAAATTGATGCTTGTCATGTACCTGACTGGGTTTCAAAGACGATCTGGTACCAGATTTTTCCAGAACGCTTCGCAAATGGAAATCCTGAGATTTCTCCAGAGGGGGCTCTAACTTGGGATTCCTCTATCAAACCAAAGACGAGCGATTTCTTTGGCGGAGATTTGCAAGGCATTATTGACCATCTGGATTACTTGCAGGACTTAGGGATTACAGGACTTTATCTCTGTCCGATTTTTGAATCTCCAAGCAATCACAAGTACAATACGACGGATTATTTTGAAATTGACCGTCATTTTGGAGACAAGAAAACATTCCGTAAACTGGTGGATCAAGCCCATCAGAGAGGTATGAAAATCATGCTGGACGCTGTTTTCAATCATATCGGAGACCAATCTCCACAGTGGCAGGATGTCCTCAAACATGGTGAAGATTCTATTTATAAAGACTGGTTCCATGTTCAAGAGTTCCCAGTGACCAAGGATAAGCTAGGTAATCCGAGAAAACTCCCTTATCACACCTTTGCCTTTGAGAGCTATATGCCTAAGCTCAATACGGCAAATCCTCAAGTGAGAGACTATTTGTTGAGCGTTGCGACCTACTGGATTGAAGAGTTTGATATCGATGCTTGGCGCTTGGATGTGTCTAATGAAGTAGACCATCAATTTTGGCGAGATTTTCGAAAGGCAGTTTTAGCTAAGAAGCCCGACCTTTATATTCTTGGAGAAGTCTGGCACACGTCTTGGCCTTGGCTAAATGGCGATGAATTCCACGCAGTCATGAACTATCCTCTCTCTGATAGTATCAAGGATTATTTCTTGCGAGGGACTAAGAAGGCACCTCAATTTATCGATGAGATCAATAGCCAGTCTATGTACTATAGACAACAGATTTCGGAAGTGATGTTCAATCTCTTGGATTCGCATGATACGGAGCGCATTTTGACTACTGCCAAAGGAGATGTACAACTTGTTAAGTCTGCCCTTACTTGCCTCTTTTTGCAAAGGGGGACACCGTGTTTCTACTATGGAACGGAGTTAGAGTTAGGTGGAGGACCAGACCCAGATTGTCGTCGTGTCATGCCTTGGGAACGTGTTTCCGACAGTAATGAGATGCTTCATTTCATGAAGAAATTGATTCAGCTTCGCAAGGATGCTACAAACATTATTCAACATGGCACCTATAGCCTGAAAGAAATCAAGCCAGATGTGGTATCTCTGGCATGGGATTATGATGGCCAAAAGGTCCAAGCCATTTTTAACCAATCAAGTGAAAACTATCTTGTAGACCGTGATTCTGTAGCGCTAGCCAGTCATTGTCAAGAACTAGATAATCAGCTTGTCATCTTACCAAAAGGATTTGTGATTCAATAA
- a CDS encoding DUF6892 domain-containing protein translates to MFSFFKRKRNKRFNQESHDKAKENQAVSEKKLDVENDEANVDSEQILHFDHLNFKLAVIQVLMYDLQVLKPSFDIYDFADRYSTEEIDTESMEVIKPALEYFEALSIPKKYAEEVKEIYMDGGNEIYMNIIPQWDGEDGTFDLNELSLSELQQFPNLKEATILSSNFDSVKVIFDAAGIEVELL, encoded by the coding sequence ATGTTTAGTTTTTTTAAGCGAAAAAGAAACAAGCGGTTCAATCAGGAGTCACATGACAAGGCTAAAGAAAATCAGGCTGTTTCTGAAAAGAAACTTGATGTAGAAAATGATGAAGCAAATGTGGATTCTGAACAAATCCTCCATTTTGATCATTTAAATTTTAAATTGGCCGTCATTCAGGTCTTAATGTACGATTTACAAGTATTGAAACCATCCTTTGATATTTATGATTTTGCTGATCGATACAGTACAGAAGAGATTGATACTGAAAGCATGGAAGTTATCAAACCTGCTCTTGAGTATTTTGAAGCCTTATCTATTCCTAAGAAATATGCTGAAGAGGTCAAAGAAATTTACATGGATGGTGGAAATGAGATTTATATGAATATCATTCCGCAATGGGATGGAGAAGATGGAACATTTGATTTGAATGAGCTCAGTTTATCCGAACTGCAACAATTTCCAAACTTGAAAGAAGCAACTATTTTAAGTAGCAATTTTGATAGCGTGAAAGTAATCTTCGATGCGGCTGGTATTGAAGTCGAGCTATTATAA
- a CDS encoding YfbM family protein — MGMIANYRYINDQYLHQMKRFNAEEDDQFEIVEEAELLLDIDKMWDVLHFVLTGVGTSNPSGNDTLSVAVLGVTPLENVTEYIAYTEKTKVVEICSALENFDIEEAMAHFSMQACKNADLYPDIWDYDEEEEEIEEEICEYFQAMKDFYKKILELNGNVMVTIC, encoded by the coding sequence ATGGGAATGATTGCTAATTATAGATATATCAATGATCAGTATTTACATCAAATGAAAAGGTTTAATGCTGAAGAAGATGATCAATTTGAGATAGTAGAGGAAGCAGAACTTTTACTTGATATAGATAAGATGTGGGATGTTCTTCATTTTGTGCTTACAGGTGTTGGCACTTCAAATCCTAGTGGAAATGATACTTTGAGCGTTGCTGTTTTGGGTGTGACACCTCTTGAAAATGTTACGGAATATATTGCTTATACAGAAAAAACAAAAGTAGTAGAGATTTGTTCAGCTTTGGAAAACTTTGATATTGAAGAAGCCATGGCGCATTTTAGTATGCAAGCTTGTAAAAATGCTGATCTTTATCCTGATATTTGGGATTATGATGAAGAAGAGGAAGAGATTGAAGAAGAAATCTGCGAGTATTTCCAAGCAATGAAAGATTTTTACAAGAAAATTTTAGAGCTCAATGGTAATGTCATGGTCACTATTTGTTAA
- the aguA gene encoding agmatine deiminase: MMDSPKKLGFRMPAEYEPHHGTLMIWPTRPGSWPFQGKAAKRAFTQIIKTIAEGERVYLLVERNHLSEAQSYLVDKVVYLDIPTNDAWARDTGPTILVNDKREKLAVDWSFNAWGGAVDGLYQDYEEDDQVARLFAEDLEMPVYDAKPFVLEGGAIHSDGQGTILVTESCLLSPGRNPHLSKEEIEYTLLESLGAEKVIWLPYGIYQDETNEHVDNVAAFVGPAELVLAWTDDQNDPQYAMSAADLALLEKETDAKGRSFTIHKLPIPAIRQVVTKEDLPGYTYEEGEEERYEGERLAASYANFYIANKAVLVPQFEDVNDQVALDIISKCFPDRQVVGIPARDILLGGGNIHCITQQIPE, encoded by the coding sequence ATGATGGACAGTCCAAAAAAATTGGGTTTTCGTATGCCAGCAGAGTATGAACCACACCATGGTACCCTCATGATATGGCCGACTCGACCAGGATCGTGGCCTTTTCAAGGAAAAGCTGCCAAAAGAGCATTTACTCAGATCATCAAGACCATAGCAGAAGGGGAAAGAGTCTATCTTTTGGTGGAGCGGAACCATCTATCTGAAGCCCAATCTTATCTTGTAGACAAGGTTGTTTATTTAGACATTCCCACCAATGATGCCTGGGCTCGTGATACAGGTCCGACCATTCTTGTTAATGACAAAAGAGAAAAGTTGGCAGTTGATTGGTCTTTCAATGCTTGGGGTGGGGCTGTGGATGGTCTGTATCAAGACTATGAAGAAGATGACCAAGTAGCTAGGCTTTTTGCTGAGGACTTGGAAATGCCTGTTTACGATGCTAAACCTTTTGTACTAGAGGGAGGCGCGATACACAGCGACGGTCAAGGCACGATTCTCGTAACTGAAAGTTGCTTACTTAGTCCCGGTCGTAATCCTCATCTAAGTAAAGAGGAAATCGAGTATACCTTATTAGAGAGCCTTGGTGCTGAAAAAGTTATCTGGCTTCCTTATGGTATTTATCAGGACGAAACCAATGAACACGTTGATAATGTTGCAGCTTTCGTTGGTCCTGCAGAGCTTGTCTTGGCTTGGACAGATGATCAAAATGATCCTCAGTATGCCATGTCTGCAGCTGATTTAGCTCTCTTAGAGAAAGAAACTGATGCAAAAGGCCGTTCCTTCACTATTCATAAACTTCCGATTCCGGCTATTCGTCAGGTTGTCACTAAAGAGGATTTACCAGGCTATACCTATGAAGAAGGGGAAGAGGAGCGTTATGAGGGCGAGCGTCTTGCGGCTTCCTATGCCAATTTCTATATTGCCAACAAGGCTGTCTTAGTGCCACAGTTTGAGGATGTAAACGACCAAGTGGCTTTAGATATTATCAGCAAGTGTTTCCCAGACCGCCAAGTTGTCGGAATACCAGCTAGAGATATTCTTTTAGGTGGTGGCAATATCCACTGTATCACCCAACAAATCCCAGAATAG
- a CDS encoding SAP domain-containing protein, with translation MIESRPGVDKITSFDEFNKYYWYRDELSQICRSLGLEYRGTKQELNDIIEQYFKGNLIKKSSIKRKKKQVEVVALDTPLLECGFSFNAHFREYFSTLTDVSPFKFTADMATAWRKVKRENDLSFTIQDMLKVYYGDSDYAKYDHSVCQWNQFLKDFCADENSANYSNKLKVASILWKEVRNSSNEKIYSKNLLTEYADKVKEYGK, from the coding sequence TTGATAGAGAGTAGACCTGGGGTTGATAAAATCACATCCTTTGATGAATTTAATAAATACTATTGGTATCGTGATGAACTCTCACAGATATGCAGGTCATTAGGACTTGAATATAGAGGTACAAAACAGGAACTCAATGATATTATTGAGCAGTATTTTAAGGGAAATTTGATTAAAAAATCATCAATAAAAAGGAAAAAGAAACAAGTAGAAGTCGTTGCTTTAGATACGCCCTTACTTGAGTGTGGATTCTCCTTTAACGCACACTTTAGAGAATATTTCTCAACTTTAACAGATGTTTCGCCATTTAAATTTACTGCTGATATGGCGACAGCTTGGAGAAAAGTAAAAAGAGAAAATGATTTGAGTTTTACAATCCAAGATATGCTAAAAGTTTACTATGGAGATTCAGATTATGCCAAGTATGATCATTCGGTTTGTCAATGGAATCAATTTCTAAAGGATTTCTGTGCAGACGAAAATAGTGCCAACTACTCTAATAAACTAAAAGTAGCTTCTATTCTTTGGAAAGAAGTTAGAAATTCAAGTAATGAAAAAATATATTCAAAAAATCTTTTGACTGAATATGCTGATAAAGTAAAAGAGTATGGCAAGTAG
- a CDS encoding phosphoribosylanthranilate isomerase: MSLLFEEFKTICFHLNQVGITPTLMGSLGFEYRSNEEWEPSDIDIHVPGDPRGWEAPDHLRIYDWDKIMKVMNHLGYTLIDIHEHEFQKDGLSVEFGSIDSLPDFAGVSESDIELIHLENITFRVPSLEQYLSIYKVSSQDSYRNNQNSNKDFKKIEWLERHL, translated from the coding sequence ATGAGTCTATTATTTGAAGAATTTAAAACCATTTGTTTCCATTTAAACCAAGTCGGAATTACACCGACGCTTATGGGGTCTTTGGGATTTGAATACCGTTCAAATGAAGAATGGGAGCCATCTGACATTGACATTCATGTCCCTGGAGATCCTAGAGGATGGGAAGCGCCTGATCATCTCAGGATTTATGACTGGGACAAGATAATGAAAGTTATGAACCACTTAGGCTACACCTTGATAGATATTCATGAGCATGAATTCCAAAAAGATGGCTTGAGTGTTGAATTTGGAAGTATCGATTCCTTACCTGATTTTGCAGGAGTTTCGGAATCGGATATAGAGCTGATTCATCTTGAGAACATCACTTTTCGTGTTCCAAGTCTGGAACAGTATCTAAGTATTTACAAAGTTTCTTCTCAAGACTCCTATCGAAACAATCAAAATAGCAATAAAGATTTTAAGAAGATTGAATGGCTGGAAAGACATTTGTAA
- a CDS encoding ADP-ribosylglycohydrolase, with protein sequence MLGAIVGDVVGSVYEWNNIKTKDFSLFREDCLFTDDTVSPNR encoded by the coding sequence ATGCTAGGAGCAATAGTTGGAGACGTTGTAGGTTCAGTTTACGAATGGAACAATATCAAAACGAAGGATTTTTCTTTATTTCGTGAGGATTGTCTTTTCACTGATGATACGGTAAGTCCGAACCGCTGA
- the nspC gene encoding carboxynorspermidine decarboxylase: MKLEQVPTPAYVIDLAKLEANCRILQEVQEKSGCKVLLAQKAYSLYKTYPLISQYLSGTTASGLYEAKLAREEFQGEVHVFAPAFKDADLEELLEITDHIVFNSERQLRKHGPRCREAGISVGLRLNPQCSTQGDHALYDPCAPGSRFGVTLDKIPSDLLDLVDGLHFHTLCEQGSEDLETTLKAVEAQFSSYLHEVKWLNMGGGHHITREDYDVDLLISEIKRIRETYNLEVYIEPGEAIALNAGYLATEVLDIVENGMEILVLDASATCHMPDVLEMPYRPPLRNGFEAQEKAHTYRLSSNTCLTGDVIGDYSFENPVQIGDRLYFEDMAIYSFVKNNTFNGIGLPSLYLMDEQGDCSLVKAFGYQDFKGRLS, from the coding sequence ATGAAGCTAGAACAAGTACCAACACCAGCTTATGTCATTGACTTGGCAAAGTTAGAAGCCAACTGCCGCATTTTACAAGAGGTTCAGGAAAAGTCTGGTTGCAAGGTTTTGCTCGCCCAGAAGGCATATTCTCTTTACAAAACCTATCCCTTGATTAGCCAGTATCTATCCGGTACAACTGCAAGTGGTCTCTATGAAGCTAAGTTAGCTAGAGAAGAGTTCCAAGGGGAAGTCCATGTATTCGCGCCAGCATTTAAGGATGCGGACTTGGAGGAATTACTTGAGATAACAGACCATATCGTCTTTAACTCGGAGAGACAGTTGCGTAAGCACGGTCCTCGTTGCCGAGAGGCTGGTATCAGTGTCGGTTTGCGCCTCAACCCTCAGTGTTCAACTCAAGGAGATCACGCGCTCTACGATCCTTGTGCACCTGGCTCCCGTTTTGGAGTTACCCTAGACAAGATACCGAGTGATTTGCTGGACTTGGTGGATGGCCTTCATTTTCATACCCTTTGCGAGCAAGGTTCAGAGGATTTAGAGACAACTTTGAAAGCAGTAGAAGCGCAGTTTAGTTCTTATTTACATGAGGTAAAATGGCTCAATATGGGTGGAGGACACCACATCACAAGAGAAGACTACGATGTGGATTTACTGATTTCTGAAATCAAGCGTATCCGAGAAACTTACAATCTTGAAGTCTATATCGAACCGGGTGAAGCCATTGCGCTCAATGCAGGTTATCTAGCAACTGAGGTATTGGACATTGTAGAAAATGGTATGGAAATCTTGGTTTTAGATGCCTCTGCGACCTGTCATATGCCAGATGTACTTGAGATGCCCTATCGTCCACCTTTGAGAAATGGCTTTGAAGCTCAGGAAAAAGCCCATACCTACAGACTTTCTTCCAATACCTGTCTGACGGGTGATGTGATTGGTGATTATAGTTTTGAAAATCCTGTCCAAATCGGTGATAGACTTTATTTTGAAGACATGGCTATTTACTCCTTTGTTAAAAATAATACCTTTAATGGTATTGGATTGCCAAGTCTCTATCTTATGGACGAGCAGGGAGACTGCAGCTTAGTCAAAGCTTTCGGCTATCAAGACTTTAAAGGGAGATTATCATGA
- a CDS encoding saccharopine dehydrogenase family protein: MSRLLVIGCGGVAQVAISKICQDSETFSEIMIASRTKSKCDDLKAKLEGKTSTKIETAAVDADKVEEVIALIESYKPEAVLNVALPYQDLTIMDACLATGVHYIDTANYEAEDTEDPEWRAIYEKRCKELGFTAYFDYSWQWAYQEKFKEAGLTALLGSGFDPGVTSVFSAYALKHYFDEIHYIDILDCNGGDHGYPFATNFNPEINLREVSAPGSYWEDGKWVEVEAMSIKREYDFPQVGQKDMYLLHHEEIESLAKNIPGVKRIRFFMTFGQSYLTHMKCLENVGLLRTDAINFNGQEIVPIQFLKALLPDPASLGPRTVGKTNIGCIFTGVKDGVEKTIYIYNVCDHQECYAEVGSQAISYTTGVPAMIGTKLVMNGTWKQPGVYNLEELDPDPFMEALNEYGLPWVVVENPQMVD; the protein is encoded by the coding sequence ATGAGTCGTTTACTAGTTATTGGATGTGGGGGCGTTGCCCAAGTTGCTATTTCAAAGATTTGTCAAGATAGCGAAACCTTTTCAGAGATTATGATTGCTAGCCGTACCAAGTCAAAATGTGATGACTTGAAGGCTAAATTAGAAGGTAAAACAAGTACAAAGATTGAAACAGCTGCTGTTGATGCTGACAAGGTTGAAGAAGTGATTGCCTTGATTGAAAGCTACAAGCCAGAAGCTGTTTTGAACGTAGCTCTGCCATACCAAGACTTAACTATCATGGATGCTTGTTTAGCGACTGGAGTTCACTATATCGACACAGCTAACTACGAAGCTGAGGACACAGAAGATCCTGAGTGGCGTGCCATTTATGAAAAACGTTGCAAGGAACTTGGTTTTACAGCCTACTTTGACTACTCATGGCAGTGGGCTTATCAGGAGAAATTCAAAGAGGCAGGCTTAACAGCTCTGCTTGGATCTGGTTTTGACCCAGGTGTGACTAGTGTCTTTTCAGCCTATGCTCTCAAACACTATTTTGATGAAATCCACTATATCGACATTTTAGACTGTAATGGTGGTGACCACGGTTATCCATTTGCGACTAACTTCAACCCAGAAATCAATCTCCGCGAGGTTTCTGCACCAGGTTCTTACTGGGAAGATGGAAAGTGGGTAGAAGTCGAAGCTATGTCTATCAAACGTGAGTATGATTTCCCTCAGGTTGGTCAAAAAGACATGTATCTCCTTCACCATGAAGAAATCGAATCATTGGCTAAAAACATTCCAGGCGTCAAACGGATTCGTTTCTTTATGACCTTTGGTCAATCTTATCTAACTCACATGAAATGCTTGGAAAACGTTGGTCTCCTTCGTACAGATGCGATTAATTTTAACGGACAAGAAATCGTTCCGATTCAATTCTTAAAAGCCTTGCTTCCAGATCCAGCCAGCCTCGGGCCACGCACTGTTGGTAAAACCAATATCGGATGTATCTTTACAGGTGTCAAAGATGGTGTTGAAAAGACCATCTACATCTACAATGTTTGCGACCATCAGGAATGCTACGCAGAGGTTGGTTCACAAGCTATTTCTTACACTACAGGCGTTCCAGCCATGATTGGGACAAAATTGGTTATGAACGGAACTTGGAAACAGCCTGGAGTTTACAACCTTGAAGAATTGGATCCAGATCCATTTATGGAAGCTTTGAATGAGTATGGTTTACCTTGGGTTGTGGTTGAAAATCCACAAATGGTGGACTAA
- a CDS encoding aminotransferase class I/II-fold pyridoxal phosphate-dependent enzyme — MIKLDQNQAPIYEGLIKLRKKRIVPFDVPGHKRGRGNPELVELLGEKCVGIDVNSMKPLDNLGHPISIIRDAEELAADAFGAAHAFLMIGGTTSSVQTMILSTCKAGDKIILPRNVHKSAINALVLCGAIPIYIEMSVDPKIGIALGLENDRVAQAIKEHPDAKAILINNPTYYGICSDLKGLTEMAHKAGMLVLVDEAHGAHLHFTDKLPLSAMDAGADMAAVSMHKSGGSLTQSSILLIGERMNPEYVRQIINLAQSTSASYLLMASLDISRRNLALRGKESFEKVIELSEYARREINAIGGYYAYSKELIDGVSVCDFDVTKLSVYTQGIGLTGIEVYDLLRDEYDIQIEFGDIGNILAYISIGDRIQDIERLVGALADIKRLYSRDGKDLIAGEYIQPELVLSPQEAFYSERRSLTLDESVGQVCGEFVMCYPPGIPILAPGERITREIVDYILFAKERGCSLQGTEDPEVNHINVIKRKEN, encoded by the coding sequence TTGATAAAGTTAGATCAGAACCAGGCCCCTATTTATGAAGGACTGATTAAGTTACGAAAGAAAAGGATTGTTCCCTTTGATGTACCAGGTCATAAACGCGGACGGGGAAATCCAGAACTTGTTGAATTGTTGGGAGAAAAATGTGTTGGCATTGATGTCAATTCTATGAAACCCTTGGATAATCTAGGCCATCCCATTTCGATTATTCGAGATGCAGAGGAGCTGGCTGCGGATGCTTTTGGAGCAGCGCATGCCTTTCTCATGATTGGTGGAACAACATCATCTGTTCAAACCATGATTCTTTCCACCTGCAAGGCTGGAGATAAGATTATTCTGCCGCGAAATGTTCACAAATCTGCTATCAATGCGCTGGTTCTATGTGGTGCCATTCCCATCTATATTGAGATGAGTGTAGATCCTAAAATTGGCATCGCTTTAGGTCTTGAAAATGACCGTGTTGCACAGGCCATCAAGGAACATCCGGATGCTAAAGCTATCCTAATCAACAATCCTACCTACTATGGTATTTGTTCAGACCTCAAGGGTTTAACGGAAATGGCTCATAAAGCTGGCATGCTGGTTTTAGTAGATGAAGCTCATGGAGCGCATTTGCATTTTACAGACAAATTGCCACTATCTGCTATGGACGCTGGCGCTGATATGGCGGCGGTCTCTATGCATAAGTCTGGTGGGAGTTTGACCCAGAGCTCCATACTGCTTATCGGGGAGCGTATGAATCCTGAATATGTTCGACAGATCATTAACCTGGCCCAGTCTACATCTGCCTCTTACTTGTTGATGGCAAGTCTTGATATTTCACGTCGTAATCTAGCTCTTCGTGGTAAAGAGTCTTTTGAGAAGGTTATTGAACTATCCGAGTATGCTCGTCGTGAAATCAATGCTATCGGTGGTTACTATGCCTACTCAAAAGAGTTAATAGACGGTGTGTCGGTCTGTGATTTTGACGTGACCAAGCTGTCAGTCTACACTCAGGGTATTGGCTTAACAGGTATCGAAGTTTATGACCTCCTGCGAGACGAATATGATATTCAGATTGAGTTTGGGGATATTGGCAATATCTTGGCTTATATTTCCATCGGCGACCGCATCCAAGACATCGAGCGTCTGGTCGGTGCTTTGGCTGATATTAAGAGACTCTATTCAAGAGATGGAAAGGACTTGATTGCTGGAGAATATATCCAACCAGAGTTAGTGCTTTCTCCTCAGGAAGCCTTCTATTCAGAGAGAAGAAGTTTAACCTTGGATGAGTCTGTTGGACAGGTCTGTGGGGAATTTGTCATGTGCTATCCTCCAGGGATTCCAATCCTAGCACCAGGTGAACGCATTACACGAGAAATTGTGGATTATATCCTATTTGCCAAAGAACGTGGTTGTTCCCTCCAAGGGACGGAAGATCCAGAGGTCAATCACATCAACGTCATTAAGAGAAAGGAGAACTAG
- a CDS encoding HEAT repeat domain-containing protein, whose amino-acid sequence MDKEDLQKAYLDLEKESFPSGKRIKFVANLGSSQEIAYHYELICKDWNEGRNLHLEGSFDKHGRDGLEFLFEQLDEVKDEKQSVLTAYLIAEILSKSKHRDFYWSLCDQLIPILISLLDIKNTILRQKVVIALGWVGTEKEIGLLTRQMLGDGDAFCRAWSATSLMQLSFHRVKVEIISKEAKTSFIQAITEEKDLYACGMMKEAAQILFGKRWISSSAVENMDLEKIKKAQKSAIRFLSKHYTPII is encoded by the coding sequence ATGGATAAAGAAGATTTACAAAAAGCATATCTTGACTTGGAAAAAGAAAGCTTTCCTTCTGGTAAAAGAATCAAATTTGTAGCTAATTTGGGTAGTTCCCAAGAAATCGCATATCATTATGAACTGATTTGCAAAGATTGGAATGAAGGTAGAAACCTGCATTTAGAAGGTAGCTTTGATAAACATGGAAGAGATGGATTAGAGTTTCTATTTGAACAGTTGGATGAAGTTAAAGATGAAAAACAAAGTGTATTGACTGCGTATCTTATAGCGGAAATCCTTTCTAAATCAAAGCATCGAGATTTTTATTGGTCGCTTTGTGACCAACTGATTCCTATTCTCATTTCACTTTTAGATATAAAGAATACTATTCTTCGTCAAAAGGTGGTCATAGCTTTAGGTTGGGTAGGAACAGAAAAAGAAATTGGTCTTTTGACAAGACAAATGCTAGGTGATGGAGATGCTTTTTGTCGTGCATGGTCTGCGACAAGTCTCATGCAACTGTCCTTTCATAGAGTAAAAGTAGAAATCATATCCAAAGAAGCAAAGACCAGTTTTATTCAAGCTATTACCGAAGAAAAAGACCTCTATGCTTGCGGTATGATGAAAGAAGCAGCTCAAATATTATTTGGCAAGAGATGGATATCATCTTCTGCGGTAGAAAATATGGACCTTGAAAAAATTAAAAAGGCTCAAAAATCTGCTATTAGATTTCTAAGTAAGCATTATACACCAATCATATAG